The proteins below are encoded in one region of Populus alba chromosome 2, ASM523922v2, whole genome shotgun sequence:
- the LOC118029411 gene encoding endoplasmin homolog isoform X2 — MDHQLILTSLRVRESVSRLMDIIINSLYSNKDIFLRELISNASDALDKLRFLSLTDEEVLGEGDNAKLEIHIKLDKEKKFLSIRDRGIGMMKEDLIKNLGTIAKSGTSAFGEKMQSSDDLNLIGQFGVGFYSVYLAADYVEVLSKHNEDKQ, encoded by the exons ATGGATCATCAACTGATTCTGACGTCGCTAAGAG TCAGGGAATCGGTGTCTCGGCTTATGGATATTATTATCAACTCTCTTTACAGCAACAAAGATATTTTCCTCAGAGAGTTGATTTCCAATGCATCTGAT GCGCTTGATAAATTAAGGTTTCTGTCGCTAACGGATGAAGAGGTTTTGGGTGAAGGAGACAATGCCAAGCTTGAAATTCAT ATTAAGttggataaagaaaaaaaatttctttcgaTTCGCGACAGAGGTATAGGTATGATGAAGGAGGATTTGATCAAGAATTTGGGTACCATAGCCAAGTCAGGAACTTCAG CATTTGGGGAGAAAATGCAGTCAAGTGATGACCTTAATTTGATTGGACAGTTTGGGGTTGGGTTCTACTCTGTATATCTTGCTGCTGACTATGTTGAAGTCCTTAGCAAGCATAATGAAGACAAGCAGTGA
- the LOC118029408 gene encoding uncharacterized protein produces MALSDAVIGNLTTIYVAVIAGIKAYGLVCGRSFSGVFVLIVSTAVVGLILIGTLTWDISRKAMYAISQDRVNNVHEMCKGGICWHGVAVRSPASQVRFRLPQR; encoded by the coding sequence ATGGCGCTGTCTGATGCGGTGATAGGGAATCTTACGACGATCTACGTGGCGGTGATAGCGGGAATTAAGGCTTACGGGCTGGTCTGTGGAAGGAGCTTCAGTGGTGTATTCGTGTTGATTGTGTCTACTGCTGTTGTGGGTTTAATCTTGATTGGGACGCTGACGTGGGATATTTCTCGTAAAGCCATGTATGCGATTTCACAGGATCGTGTCAATAATGTTCATGAGATGTGCAAAGGTGGTATTTGCTGGCACGGTGTCGCTGTCCGGTCGCCCGCTTCTCAGGTTCGGTTTAGACTCCCTCAGCGCTAG
- the LOC118029411 gene encoding endoplasmin homolog isoform X1 — translation MICGSTGKKLLAKARMILISSVTLPEEKLGAVPNGSSTDSDVAKRESVSRLMDIIINSLYSNKDIFLRELISNASDALDKLRFLSLTDEEVLGEGDNAKLEIHIKLDKEKKFLSIRDRGIGMMKEDLIKNLGTIAKSGTSAFGEKMQSSDDLNLIGQFGVGFYSVYLAADYVEVLSKHNEDKQ, via the exons ATGATCTGCGGTTCCACAGGTAAGAAATTACTCGCTAAAGCGAGGATGATTCTGATTTCCTCGGTGACCCTCCCCGAGGAGAAACTCGGCGCCGTTCCAAATGGATCATCAACTGATTCTGACGTCGCTAAGAG GGAATCGGTGTCTCGGCTTATGGATATTATTATCAACTCTCTTTACAGCAACAAAGATATTTTCCTCAGAGAGTTGATTTCCAATGCATCTGAT GCGCTTGATAAATTAAGGTTTCTGTCGCTAACGGATGAAGAGGTTTTGGGTGAAGGAGACAATGCCAAGCTTGAAATTCAT ATTAAGttggataaagaaaaaaaatttctttcgaTTCGCGACAGAGGTATAGGTATGATGAAGGAGGATTTGATCAAGAATTTGGGTACCATAGCCAAGTCAGGAACTTCAG CATTTGGGGAGAAAATGCAGTCAAGTGATGACCTTAATTTGATTGGACAGTTTGGGGTTGGGTTCTACTCTGTATATCTTGCTGCTGACTATGTTGAAGTCCTTAGCAAGCATAATGAAGACAAGCAGTGA